The following proteins are encoded in a genomic region of Maribacter hydrothermalis:
- a CDS encoding vWA domain-containing protein — translation MKNATLLFFLLSSMLLSSQHVTISGTVSDHQGNPLPGVNVMEKGTTNGTQTDFDGHYTLTVLKGAELSFSYIGCKNLIMKVRDKVIIDVSLEEDYQVLEEVVVSGYGIQKRRHVTGAVAMVNMQSPKTNISRALQGKVSGVTIRGTGSVENKNVGTNAKRPLYIVDGVPIEKQFNFIVQSLKSENINSRKELRASEARRLYGQDAKYGCIVIHTIKGNYKIENDENYAHITENQFQNVVFNPLSTFSIDVDKAAYSNIRRFINNGQDVPVDAVKIEEMINYFDYDYPQPKDDHPFSVNTEVAQTPWNIDTKLVRIGLQGKEYLNEELPASNLTFLIDVSGSMSDENKLPLLKSAFKLLVNQLREKDKVSIVVYAGAAGMVLEPTSGSDKVKIMNALNNLEAGGSTAGGEGIELAYKLAEKHFKKNGNNRVILATDGDFNVGLSHDKDMEKLITEKRESGVFLSVLGFGMGNYKDSKLETLADKGNGNHGYIDTMQEAQKLFGKEFGGTLFTIAKDVKLQVEFNPAKVKSYRLIGYENRLLADEDFIDDTKDAGELGSGHTVTALYEIIEVGAASEYDREIPNLKYSNNTSKNVFSDELFTVKFRYKKPDGNKSIEMIHVQNKNTQEMSKDFKFSAAVALFGQQLRKSAFINKTSFNDVVQLAETGRGEDKNGYRAEFIRLVKSINEKLVTENY, via the coding sequence ATGAAAAATGCAACTTTACTATTCTTTCTTCTAAGTAGTATGCTGTTGTCGTCACAACATGTTACTATTAGTGGTACCGTTTCTGACCACCAAGGAAATCCTTTGCCTGGTGTAAATGTTATGGAAAAAGGAACGACCAATGGCACACAAACAGATTTTGACGGACACTATACGTTAACAGTATTAAAAGGAGCAGAATTATCATTTTCGTATATAGGCTGTAAGAATCTAATTATGAAAGTTAGAGATAAGGTGATTATTGATGTTTCGCTTGAGGAAGACTATCAAGTGCTAGAAGAGGTCGTAGTTTCGGGGTATGGTATTCAAAAACGTCGTCATGTTACGGGCGCTGTTGCAATGGTTAACATGCAATCTCCTAAAACCAATATTAGTAGAGCATTACAAGGCAAAGTTAGTGGTGTAACTATCCGTGGCACGGGTTCTGTAGAAAATAAAAATGTAGGAACTAATGCGAAAAGACCTTTATATATAGTTGATGGTGTTCCTATAGAGAAGCAATTTAATTTCATTGTTCAAAGCTTAAAAAGCGAAAATATTAATAGTAGAAAAGAACTTAGGGCTTCTGAAGCGCGGCGTCTGTATGGACAAGATGCCAAGTATGGATGTATTGTAATACATACGATAAAAGGAAATTATAAAATTGAAAATGACGAAAATTATGCCCACATCACTGAAAACCAGTTTCAAAATGTAGTTTTCAACCCGTTGTCAACTTTTTCTATAGACGTAGACAAAGCAGCTTATAGTAACATTAGAAGATTCATTAACAATGGCCAGGATGTTCCTGTAGATGCAGTGAAGATTGAAGAAATGATTAATTACTTTGATTATGACTATCCCCAACCAAAAGATGATCATCCATTTTCTGTAAATACAGAAGTTGCACAAACCCCTTGGAATATAGATACTAAACTTGTGCGCATTGGTTTGCAGGGAAAAGAATATTTGAATGAAGAATTACCGGCATCTAATTTAACTTTTTTGATAGATGTATCTGGGTCCATGTCAGATGAAAACAAATTACCACTACTTAAATCGGCCTTTAAATTATTGGTAAACCAACTTAGGGAAAAGGATAAAGTCTCTATTGTAGTTTACGCCGGTGCGGCAGGGATGGTATTAGAACCTACATCTGGTAGTGACAAAGTAAAAATAATGAATGCTTTAAATAACTTAGAAGCAGGTGGATCCACCGCTGGAGGAGAGGGTATTGAGTTGGCTTATAAGTTGGCAGAAAAACATTTTAAAAAAAATGGGAACAATAGAGTGATATTGGCAACAGATGGTGATTTTAATGTAGGACTGTCACATGACAAAGACATGGAAAAATTAATTACGGAAAAACGAGAATCAGGTGTTTTTCTTTCGGTCCTTGGATTTGGTATGGGGAATTATAAAGACTCTAAATTGGAAACTTTGGCAGATAAAGGAAATGGGAATCATGGTTACATAGATACCATGCAAGAAGCTCAGAAATTATTTGGTAAGGAATTCGGTGGGACTTTATTTACAATTGCAAAAGACGTTAAACTGCAGGTAGAGTTTAATCCTGCAAAAGTAAAATCATATCGATTAATTGGTTATGAAAATAGATTATTGGCTGATGAAGATTTTATTGATGACACCAAAGATGCAGGTGAATTAGGTAGCGGTCATACAGTAACCGCTTTGTATGAAATAATTGAAGTAGGTGCCGCATCGGAATATGATAGAGAAATACCAAACTTAAAATATTCTAACAATACTAGTAAGAATGTATTTTCTGATGAACTGTTCACCGTAAAATTCAGATATAAAAAACCAGATGGCAATAAGAGCATAGAGATGATTCATGTACAAAATAAGAATACGCAAGAAATGTCAAAAGATTTTAAATTCTCTGCTGCGGTGGCATTATTTGGTCAGCAATTACGAAAGTCGGCTTTTATAAATAAAACTTCTTTTAACGATGTAGTTCAACTAGCAGAAACGGGTAGGGGTGAAGATAAGAATGGATATAGAGCAGAGTTTATTAGGTTGGTTAAAAGCATCAATGAGAAATTGGTGACAGAGAATTATTAA
- a CDS encoding carboxypeptidase-like regulatory domain-containing protein produces the protein MKRIVIIFAWVCFFFMPKSLFSQTVFKGVILDADTGLSLPYVNIGFIDKGLGTVSDEFGAFNFLFDSAKLSDLDTLKVSSIGYKEYKLPFPMVIEKDMKSTKIELEPDVVSLNEVVLTSSKRKKRSKTEKMVGYSFVGQLKNGSWEGDGALGGELVTKINVNKKKRELNAFYFYVLKNTSDSLLLRVNVYDGTTMVPEKKLSNKNITYTLKTKIGKVGIDLTPFNITVENDFSIGIELLKVYGDKIDLVVAGDDTPGVSYRRYISQGEWKRYSKDALTYFVSTTMLEEEDEEDVVLQDEKLITNYTNEQLLQSMGRNVGVVSGFVFKDGERVKGAQVQNLFSKEVTTTDENGRYTLKAKVKDELKFSYATLQSELRTVLETTFAINVALEEQVTELEEVTVTALGKKKRTQEELYRDFADDKEIIKTSFGIYSKETSGYSMSIIDESEFGSTASSLGNLLRGKVPGLSMLSTDKLDGSTQIFLRQQGTNNPIPAAFEVDGLLVSGFPTFLDVAQIKRIAVLSGLASVAKYGTMGAGGVIIINTKVANFSSSTSGSTKKMKVFTQEMNEKVISEEEARRNWPDFLQELYVSENLLKAQEIYNSYEPKFGTNPNFNIDATNYFLEFWGSEAFTSELVSKNLSRFGNNISYLKALAFVLDKNKKYDQSVDLYKQILLLKSNSVESYRDLANAYVNNNQKERGENIYARYFNLTKEGFFSKQPDALQNVINTEVKTLLDISEDKLDSSISSFITKEDTKTRIVLEWNDDDAELNFQFVSPDDFLSSWSNNMDGELSESLLSKGYTSKDFFIYGDQSNWRINADYKGNKTGLATYLKITISTDYGTENQKDMIKIFRMDVKNVNRNLIQVP, from the coding sequence TTGAAAAGAATCGTAATAATTTTTGCGTGGGTTTGTTTCTTCTTTATGCCAAAAAGTTTGTTTTCCCAAACGGTATTTAAGGGGGTAATATTAGATGCGGATACGGGACTCTCATTGCCTTATGTAAATATTGGTTTTATAGATAAAGGTCTAGGTACGGTTTCAGATGAATTCGGTGCATTTAATTTTTTGTTTGATTCCGCTAAATTATCAGACTTAGATACCTTAAAAGTTTCTTCTATAGGCTACAAGGAATATAAATTACCATTTCCTATGGTGATTGAAAAGGACATGAAATCAACCAAAATAGAATTGGAACCTGATGTTGTTAGCCTTAACGAGGTTGTCTTAACGAGTAGTAAGAGAAAGAAAAGAAGTAAAACCGAAAAAATGGTCGGGTATTCTTTTGTAGGGCAGTTGAAAAATGGTTCTTGGGAAGGTGATGGTGCTTTAGGGGGTGAGCTGGTAACTAAAATAAATGTCAACAAGAAAAAAAGGGAACTTAATGCATTCTATTTTTATGTGTTAAAAAATACTTCGGATAGTCTTTTGTTACGGGTAAATGTATATGATGGTACAACAATGGTTCCGGAGAAAAAGCTATCCAACAAGAATATAACATATACCCTTAAAACAAAAATAGGGAAGGTAGGTATAGATTTAACTCCATTTAATATTACTGTCGAAAATGATTTTAGTATCGGTATAGAGTTATTAAAAGTGTACGGAGATAAAATTGACCTTGTGGTTGCTGGTGATGATACGCCTGGGGTCTCGTATCGTAGATATATTAGTCAAGGAGAATGGAAACGATACTCAAAAGATGCTTTGACCTATTTTGTTAGTACAACCATGCTAGAGGAAGAGGATGAAGAAGATGTTGTGTTGCAAGATGAAAAACTAATAACCAATTATACCAATGAACAGCTATTGCAAAGCATGGGTAGAAATGTTGGGGTGGTAAGTGGCTTTGTATTTAAGGATGGCGAAAGGGTAAAAGGAGCTCAAGTTCAAAATTTATTTTCCAAAGAGGTTACTACAACCGATGAAAATGGGAGATATACCCTAAAAGCCAAGGTGAAAGATGAATTAAAATTTTCATATGCCACACTGCAAAGCGAACTTAGAACAGTACTGGAAACCACTTTTGCCATAAATGTAGCTTTAGAGGAACAAGTAACCGAGCTTGAGGAAGTTACAGTAACTGCTTTAGGAAAGAAAAAAAGAACACAGGAAGAATTGTATAGAGATTTTGCTGATGATAAAGAAATTATAAAAACATCTTTTGGTATTTACAGTAAGGAAACTTCGGGTTATTCAATGAGTATAATAGATGAGTCAGAATTTGGGAGTACAGCTTCTTCGTTAGGAAATTTATTACGGGGTAAGGTTCCTGGTTTAAGTATGCTATCCACCGATAAACTTGATGGTTCAACACAAATATTTTTAAGACAGCAAGGTACCAACAATCCTATTCCTGCTGCTTTTGAGGTAGATGGACTATTGGTCTCAGGTTTTCCTACTTTTCTTGATGTAGCTCAAATAAAACGTATTGCAGTACTATCTGGGTTGGCATCTGTCGCTAAATATGGTACAATGGGTGCTGGTGGTGTTATCATTATTAATACAAAAGTTGCTAATTTTTCATCTTCGACTTCTGGTTCAACTAAAAAAATGAAGGTGTTTACCCAAGAAATGAACGAAAAGGTAATTTCAGAAGAGGAAGCCCGTCGAAATTGGCCCGATTTTTTGCAAGAACTTTATGTAAGCGAAAACCTTTTAAAAGCACAAGAGATTTATAATTCTTATGAACCCAAATTTGGCACAAATCCTAATTTTAATATTGACGCTACAAATTACTTTCTCGAATTTTGGGGTAGTGAAGCTTTTACATCGGAATTGGTTTCTAAGAACTTAAGCCGATTTGGGAATAATATCAGTTATTTAAAAGCCTTGGCTTTTGTGTTAGATAAGAATAAAAAGTATGACCAATCTGTAGATTTATACAAACAAATTTTACTGCTGAAATCTAATTCTGTCGAGTCATATAGAGATTTGGCAAATGCATACGTTAATAACAATCAAAAGGAAAGAGGAGAAAACATTTATGCCAGGTATTTCAACTTAACTAAAGAAGGCTTTTTTTCTAAGCAACCCGATGCTTTGCAAAATGTTATTAATACAGAAGTGAAAACCTTATTAGATATTTCAGAAGATAAATTAGATAGTTCAATATCAAGTTTTATTACTAAAGAGGATACAAAAACAAGAATTGTGTTAGAATGGAACGATGATGATGCAGAATTAAATTTTCAGTTTGTATCGCCTGATGATTTTTTAAGTAGTTGGTCAAATAATATGGATGGGGAATTAAGCGAGAGCTTGTTATCTAAAGGGTATACTAGTAAGGATTTTTTTATATATGGGGACCAAAGTAATTGGCGGATTAATGCGGATTATAAAGGAAATAAAACTGGTTTAGCTACCTATTTAAAGATTACAATTAGTACAGATTACGGCACTGAAAATCAAAAAGACATGATTAAAATCTTTAGAATGGATGTTAAGAATGTAAATAGAAACCTTATACAGGTTCCTTAG
- a CDS encoding CPBP family intramembrane glutamic endopeptidase codes for MYIEQGYKGDLGLWKYLIIPGCFIGLMVVNYIAILFSPVSVEDSMAQMINALGSNIVLILVLAPLAVGLFVVLGWTKLVHSQTITSLTTSRKKIDWKRVFFAFAIWGLATIVLTFVGIYLSPEDYVFNFKLVPFLSLAVIGIVLIPLQTSFEEYLFRGHMMQGLGIATKNRWVPLIVTSVLFGLMHLGNPEVEKLGYGIMIYYIGTGFFLGIITLMDEGLELALGFHAANNLIGALLLTADWTAFQTNSLYRDISNPVLGWDVLVPVFIIFPILLIIFSKKYGWTDWKQKLVGKVLSKEEFLIEEITQNG; via the coding sequence ATGTATATAGAACAAGGATATAAGGGTGATTTAGGTTTGTGGAAATATTTAATTATTCCTGGTTGCTTTATAGGGCTAATGGTTGTTAATTATATCGCTATTTTATTTTCGCCGGTTAGTGTTGAGGATAGTATGGCGCAAATGATTAATGCTCTAGGCTCTAATATAGTTTTAATTCTTGTATTGGCGCCTTTGGCTGTTGGTCTGTTTGTTGTTTTGGGATGGACAAAATTAGTGCATTCCCAAACTATAACATCCTTAACTACATCTCGAAAAAAGATTGATTGGAAAAGAGTATTTTTTGCCTTCGCAATATGGGGTTTGGCAACTATTGTATTAACCTTTGTTGGTATTTACTTATCTCCAGAAGACTATGTTTTTAATTTTAAACTAGTTCCTTTTTTATCTTTAGCGGTTATAGGAATAGTTCTTATACCATTACAAACAAGTTTTGAAGAGTATTTGTTTAGAGGTCATATGATGCAAGGTCTAGGCATTGCAACAAAAAATAGATGGGTTCCTTTGATTGTTACTTCAGTTTTATTTGGCTTAATGCATTTAGGTAATCCTGAAGTTGAAAAACTAGGGTATGGAATTATGATTTATTACATAGGTACGGGTTTTTTCTTGGGCATTATTACTTTAATGGATGAAGGTTTAGAGTTGGCTTTAGGTTTTCATGCCGCTAACAATTTAATTGGAGCACTTTTGCTAACTGCAGATTGGACAGCTTTTCAAACAAATTCTTTATATAGAGATATATCTAACCCTGTATTAGGTTGGGACGTCTTAGTTCCAGTATTTATAATTTTCCCTATTCTTTTAATAATTTTTTCTAAAAAATATGGATGGACTGACTGGAAACAAAAGCTTGTAGGGAAAGTGTTATCTAAAGAAGAATTTTTAATTGAAGAGATTACGCAAAATGGATAG
- a CDS encoding M24 family metallopeptidase: protein MRKLFLLICLIFIGSLNAQQILNEKERAQVIDEILDDRFNNLLPNLMDAADLDMWVVISREYNEDPVIRTMLPATWLNARRRTILLFYRDKAKNTIEKLAVARYNVGKNIVSAWDKEKEPNQWARLMQLISERNPKKIGLNYSTDHNIADGLVKTDYEEFMANLPKKYTSKVTSAEQLAVRWIETRTEREMVIYDQLVDLTHDIIAEAFSEKVITPGVTTTSDVVWWMRQKVTDLGLETWFHPTVDVQRSEKDKASQFYSFADKPDDMVILPGDLVHCDFGITYLRLNTDCQELAYVLKPEETAAPSYLVNGLKDGNRVQDFLTSNMIKGRSGNDILAKSLNEAKAAGLKPSIYTHPLGMYGHSAGTTIGMWDSQGGVMRDDGENYTLNPNTVYAIELNTTVTIPEWNRDIRIMLEEAGFYGEEGFRYVNGRQTELLLIPRVKEHQGN from the coding sequence ATGAGAAAACTATTCCTTTTAATTTGCCTAATTTTTATTGGTTCACTTAATGCCCAACAAATTCTAAATGAAAAAGAAAGAGCACAGGTAATTGATGAAATTTTAGACGACCGTTTTAATAATTTACTTCCAAATTTAATGGATGCCGCAGATTTAGATATGTGGGTGGTTATCTCAAGAGAATATAATGAAGACCCTGTTATTAGAACAATGCTACCGGCAACATGGTTAAACGCTCGCAGAAGAACTATTCTGTTATTTTATAGAGATAAGGCAAAAAACACCATAGAAAAATTGGCCGTAGCCCGCTACAATGTGGGTAAGAATATTGTTTCTGCTTGGGATAAGGAGAAAGAGCCAAACCAATGGGCCAGATTAATGCAATTGATTTCAGAAAGAAACCCGAAAAAAATAGGACTTAATTATTCTACAGATCACAATATCGCAGATGGCTTGGTAAAGACTGACTACGAAGAATTTATGGCTAATCTGCCTAAAAAATATACTTCAAAAGTGACCTCAGCAGAGCAACTTGCAGTTCGGTGGATAGAAACGAGAACTGAGCGAGAAATGGTTATATATGACCAACTCGTAGATTTAACCCATGATATTATAGCAGAAGCTTTTTCAGAAAAAGTTATAACCCCTGGCGTTACAACAACATCAGATGTGGTTTGGTGGATGAGACAAAAAGTAACGGATTTAGGATTGGAAACATGGTTTCACCCAACCGTGGATGTGCAACGAAGTGAAAAAGACAAAGCCAGTCAATTTTATTCGTTTGCAGACAAGCCAGATGATATGGTCATTTTACCTGGAGACTTAGTGCATTGCGATTTCGGAATTACGTACTTACGTCTAAACACCGATTGTCAAGAATTGGCATATGTTCTTAAACCGGAAGAAACCGCTGCGCCAAGTTATTTGGTAAATGGACTAAAAGATGGAAATAGAGTACAAGACTTTTTGACTAGCAATATGATTAAAGGTAGGTCCGGAAACGACATTTTAGCAAAATCTTTAAATGAGGCTAAAGCTGCCGGATTAAAACCTTCAATTTATACGCATCCACTAGGTATGTACGGACATTCTGCAGGTACCACTATTGGTATGTGGGATTCTCAAGGTGGTGTTATGCGCGATGATGGCGAAAATTATACCTTAAACCCAAATACAGTGTATGCTATAGAATTAAATACAACGGTTACTATACCTGAGTGGAACAGAGATATCCGTATTATGCTCGAAGAGGCTGGATTTTACGGTGAAGAAGGTTTTAGATATGTAAATGGTAGACAAACCGAACTTTTATTGATACCAAGGGTAAAAGAGCATCAAGGGAATTAA
- a CDS encoding TonB-dependent receptor plug domain-containing protein → MKNLSLFFFYSLLINIGFGQNAKEVFGVISDDYGPLENVKVLVIGKDALTTSDINGKYKINVREGEILGFNILGKIPVEIKVEDVTRILNITMYDKVEKLVEVTVKTNRFKSQEQRALEYENNPNIIKSAFGFLDKETTGYSLGILNEKDIGSQFLDIGTLLNGKFAGVMAHCNRETGFIEITVRQNNTSYGGGSQAIFDVDGIRMDMLPCYLIDPLNIKRIAIIRGKGGTGIYGSNAMGGVVVINTNSGTFTPLKEDNYQKAKAEREKHNLYNGEALSISDIVSVPIYMESYKRVNSEDEAIDVYYSNLERYNGSFYFLLDSYNYFIKNWNNDKFNEAIISDNWRVFENNPIALKSLAYIYEANGNFAKAQNMYKEIFILRPEYAQSYFNLAKSYVDNNEFSRAATLFTRYDHLKEVGFLNDAKGNFTALMDIEFENLLRLKGTSFLSDTDRKIFVSNNSFDGTRLVFEWADSEAEFELQYVNPENRFFSWNHTLKSNTERIQDEKMIGYTTEAYELGKNYNGTWQVNIKYLGNKSLTPTYLKATVYRDFGTSAQRKEIKVFKLSLKNVNQKLFTVSNTVGVALN, encoded by the coding sequence ATGAAAAACTTATCTTTATTTTTTTTCTACAGTCTTTTAATAAATATTGGTTTCGGACAAAACGCCAAAGAAGTTTTTGGTGTAATCTCAGATGATTATGGGCCATTAGAAAATGTTAAGGTATTAGTTATTGGTAAAGATGCTTTAACAACTTCTGATATAAATGGAAAATATAAAATTAATGTCCGGGAAGGTGAAATTTTAGGTTTTAATATTTTGGGTAAGATTCCTGTAGAAATTAAAGTTGAAGACGTTACCCGTATCCTTAATATAACTATGTACGATAAGGTTGAAAAATTGGTTGAGGTTACAGTCAAAACTAACCGCTTTAAAAGTCAGGAACAGCGTGCTTTGGAATATGAAAATAATCCGAATATTATAAAAAGCGCCTTTGGTTTCTTGGATAAGGAAACTACAGGGTATTCATTAGGTATTTTAAACGAGAAGGATATTGGATCGCAGTTCTTGGATATTGGAACTCTTTTAAACGGAAAATTCGCTGGGGTTATGGCTCATTGTAATCGGGAGACAGGTTTTATAGAGATTACCGTAAGACAGAATAATACAAGTTATGGTGGAGGTTCTCAGGCAATTTTTGATGTAGATGGTATACGTATGGATATGTTGCCCTGTTACCTCATAGATCCCTTAAATATTAAAAGAATCGCTATTATTAGAGGTAAAGGAGGAACGGGGATTTATGGAAGTAATGCCATGGGCGGTGTTGTTGTAATTAACACCAATTCAGGTACATTTACCCCATTAAAGGAGGATAATTACCAAAAAGCAAAGGCCGAAAGAGAAAAGCATAATCTTTATAATGGAGAAGCACTATCAATTTCCGATATAGTGTCAGTTCCTATATACATGGAAAGCTATAAGCGTGTAAATTCGGAAGATGAAGCTATTGACGTGTATTACTCAAATCTTGAAAGGTATAATGGATCATTTTATTTTTTATTGGATTCGTACAACTATTTTATTAAGAATTGGAATAACGACAAATTCAATGAGGCGATCATATCCGATAATTGGAGGGTATTTGAGAATAATCCTATCGCTTTAAAATCGTTGGCATATATCTACGAGGCCAATGGTAATTTTGCAAAAGCGCAAAATATGTATAAAGAGATCTTTATTTTAAGACCGGAATATGCTCAATCCTATTTTAATTTAGCTAAAAGTTATGTGGACAACAACGAATTTTCTAGGGCGGCAACATTGTTTACACGTTATGACCATTTAAAGGAAGTAGGTTTTTTGAATGATGCTAAAGGAAACTTTACCGCCTTGATGGATATTGAATTCGAAAATCTACTTCGGTTAAAAGGAACTTCATTTTTGTCGGATACGGATCGTAAAATATTTGTTTCTAACAATAGTTTTGATGGTACCCGTTTAGTTTTCGAGTGGGCCGATAGCGAGGCTGAGTTTGAGCTTCAATATGTAAACCCTGAAAATCGCTTTTTTAGCTGGAATCATACCTTAAAAAGTAATACTGAACGTATTCAGGATGAAAAAATGATTGGGTACACCACCGAAGCTTACGAATTGGGTAAAAACTACAACGGTACGTGGCAGGTTAATATTAAATATTTGGGCAATAAAAGTTTAACACCAACTTATTTAAAGGCTACGGTGTATCGTGATTTTGGAACGTCAGCACAACGTAAAGAGATTAAGGTATTTAAACTAAGTTTAAAAAATGTAAATCAAAAGTTGTTTACTGTATCCAATACAGTAGGTGTAGCTTTAAACTAA
- a CDS encoding AMP-binding protein, whose protein sequence is MKRLRKMDRPEIHPYFSIHGRKLSFDDLVELSYSFIKEGDDFEKHIGEFILDWIDDSPIISVQTSGSTGAPKIVSIKKEQMVQSALATGEYFNLTPKKSVLLCLSAEFIAGKMMIVRALVLGLDLHLLSPTSSPLQSVKRTFSFGAMVPLQVENSLSKLGQIETLIIGGAPISIALKEKLKDIGNTSYETYGMTETLTHIAVKPLNYGVSDQTPFSILPGIEISIDERGCLVINAPKISDNPVITNDLVDLVSKTEFKWLGRFDNIINSGGVKLRPEQIEDKLSNVIDQSFFIGSLPDPKLGEQLVLIIEGKADPESLMQDIVASTLLSKYEIPKQIKILPVFLRTNSDKIKRKETMDLLKA, encoded by the coding sequence TTGAAGAGATTACGCAAAATGGATAGACCAGAAATACACCCTTATTTTTCAATACACGGTAGAAAATTATCTTTTGATGACCTAGTAGAACTTAGTTATAGTTTTATTAAGGAAGGTGATGATTTTGAAAAACACATTGGTGAGTTCATTTTAGATTGGATAGATGATTCACCCATAATTTCAGTACAAACATCAGGCTCAACAGGTGCTCCAAAAATTGTTTCTATTAAAAAGGAACAAATGGTTCAAAGTGCTTTAGCAACTGGCGAGTACTTTAATTTGACTCCGAAAAAATCTGTCTTACTTTGTTTATCTGCAGAATTTATTGCCGGGAAAATGATGATTGTAAGAGCTTTGGTTTTAGGACTGGATTTACATTTGCTTTCACCTACTTCAAGCCCATTACAAAGTGTTAAAAGGACGTTCAGCTTTGGAGCTATGGTCCCTTTACAGGTTGAAAATTCTTTAAGTAAATTAGGTCAAATTGAAACGTTGATCATAGGAGGGGCACCTATTTCTATTGCGTTAAAAGAAAAATTAAAAGATATAGGTAATACAAGTTATGAAACTTACGGAATGACGGAGACCTTAACACATATTGCAGTTAAGCCTTTGAATTATGGGGTAAGTGATCAAACACCTTTTTCTATTTTACCAGGCATTGAAATTTCTATAGATGAAAGAGGTTGTTTAGTTATTAATGCTCCAAAAATTTCAGATAATCCCGTTATAACCAATGATTTGGTTGATTTAGTTTCTAAGACCGAATTTAAATGGCTTGGTAGATTTGATAATATAATTAATTCTGGAGGTGTTAAACTTAGGCCTGAGCAAATAGAAGATAAACTATCAAATGTCATAGATCAAAGTTTTTTTATAGGTTCATTACCAGACCCAAAACTTGGAGAACAGCTAGTGTTGATAATTGAAGGAAAAGCTGATCCCGAATCTTTAATGCAAGATATAGTGGCAAGTACTTTATTATCCAAGTATGAAATACCAAAGCAAATAAAAATACTTCCTGTTTTCTTACGAACGAATAGTGATAAAATAAAAAGGAAAGAAACAATGGACTTGCTGAAAGCATAA